Proteins encoded together in one Carassius auratus strain Wakin unplaced genomic scaffold, ASM336829v1 scaf_tig00000062, whole genome shotgun sequence window:
- the LOC113068803 gene encoding uncharacterized protein LOC113068803: MDTGIMGWSSMDKVLALIWQLLHFFQAFSLPCSRSPSSVHMQVAFQCFPSRTDHFYTLLLGNKVLSSTTVCEDMCECVMKFRAPQVSEELGFSLQSHNDTELLDAKTFHLAPLVASSVRMNVSSTTVVFNWPTLDDGDVLDVCLDEQCWVASHFQPFHQVTGLQPGRHYNISVAKKTFIPHLQINVTQSLQLAIKTGQCPVGWLAVGWSCYKVNPSFMSWSGAKQACERSTPGSHLANIKTYAEFLSIISFLGSYNHLLLLWTALNDHKTEGDFRWSDGSTYNLNIEMTSALAPNQTGCVAMQKNATGAGYFFTSFLCYLQLPYICQEELLQSSSEWLYLESVCETEAAFIWSNESHLDLSAGFTLALQSEDESKAQTVSHMALTNTQDPVRVQGLSPGHVYHFSLVLVRPSGVSQTLGPIFFANTKPNPPQNLTVTAVTSSQIALCWNAPDSTHNARFEHFILHWVDLVSGRGLAIHLEKLNRSAVIGGLKAYRAHRITVVSVTAQGVESSDSLSVTVITEVSPPRRVSADAVGLENMTVCWWPSLHEEVDQYYIKLHPQTNQAQTREFWVNDSTCISLTQLKSGGTYEVGVAAVKGRNMSVVTTIQQTLSMIH, translated from the exons ATGGACACTGGAATTATGGGATGGAGCTCCATGGACAAAGTTCTGGCATTGATTTGGCAGCTTCTGCACTTCTTTCAG GCTTTCAGCCTTCCATGTTCCAGAAGTCCATCCTCTGTGCATATGCAGGTGGCATTTCAATGTTTTCCATCTCGGACAGATCATTTTTATACACTTTTATTGGGAAACAAG GTGCTGAGCAGTACTACAGTGTGTGAagacatgtgtgagtgtgtgatgaaGTTCAGAGCACCACAAGTTTCTGAGGAGCTGGGATTCAGTCTGCAATCACACAATGATACAGAACTGCTAGATGCCAAGACTTTCCACCTTG CTCCTCTCGTGGCATCCTCTGTACGCATGAATGTCTCATCCACGACTGTCGTATTCAACTGGCCTACATTAGATGATGGAGATGTCTTGGATGTGTGTTTGGATGAGCAGTGTTGGGTTGCGTCCCATTTTCAGCCATTCCACCAGGTGACGGGGTTACAGCCTGGGCGTCATTACAATATCAGTGTGGCAAAGAAAACATTCATCCCTCATCTCCAAATTAATGTTACCCAAAGCCTACAGCTGGCCATAAAGACAG GTCAGTGTCCCGTTGGCTGGCTTGCTGTGGGATGGAGCTGTTATAAGGTGAACCCAAGTTTCATGTCATGGTCCGGGGCGAAGCAAGCATGTGAAAGATCAACCCCAGGGTCACATCTGGCCAACATAAAGACATATGCAGAGTTTTTATCCATCATATCTTTCTTAGGGTCCTATAACCATCTTCTGCTGTTGTGGACAGCTTTAAATGACCATAAG ACAGAAGGTGATTTCCGCTGGTCTGATGGCTCTACCTACAACTTAAATATTGAAATGACATCAGCACTTGCACCCAATCAAACGGGCTGTGTTGCGATGCAGAAGAATGCAACCGGAGCGGGATACTTCTTCACTTCTTTCCTGTGTTACCTGCAGCTCCCCTATATTTGTCAAGAAGAGT TGTTGCAGAGCAGCAGTGAATGGCTGTATCTAGAGAGTGTTTGTGAGACAGAAGCAGCATTTATCTGGTCGAATGAATCTCACCTGGATTTATCTGCTGGTTTTACGCTTGCTCTACAATCGGAAGATGAATCGAAGGCTCAAACCGTCTCGCATATGGCACTCACAAACACTCAAGACCCAGTGAGAGTTCAAGGTCTCTCTCCTGGACATGTCTATCATTTCTCACTGGTTCTTGTGCGCCCCAGTGGGGTGTCTCAGACACTTGGACCCATTTTCTTTGCCAATACAA AGCCAAATCCTCCTCAGAATCTCACAGTAACAGCTGTCACGTCCAGTCAGATTGCATTGTGTTGGAATGCCCCCGATTCTACCCATAATGCTCGGTTTGAGCACTTCATCCTGCACTGGGTGGATCTAGTCTCTGGCAGAGGCCTTGCCATTCACTTGGAAAAGTTGAATCGGAGTGCTGTGATTGGTGGGTTGAAGGCATATCGTGCCCACAGGATCACAGTTGTGTCTGTCACAGCTCAAGGTGTGGAAAGCTCTGACAGTCTGTCCGTGACTGTTATCACAG aggttAGTCCTCCACGCAGGGTCTCAGCTGATGCTGTGGGTCTGGAGAACATGACTGTGTGCTGGTGGCCTTCACTGCACGAGGAAGTTGATCAATACTACATCAAGCTCCACCCACAAACAAATCAGGCTCAAACTAGAGAATTCTGGGTAAATGACTCCACCTGCATCTCTCTTACACAGCTCAAATCAGGTGGGACATATGAAGTGGGAGTGGctgcagtgaagggcagaaacATGAGCGTAGTGACAACCATACAACAGACTCTAAGTATgattcattaa